TTTATCCATTTTGTCCATTTCTTTCCTCAACCCATTCCTGGAATTTTTTGGGTTCACCTTTAAGTTTAAGCAATGATTTTATCTGTGAAGTTTGATCAAGCAATGCAGCTATCGAGACATCATGGTTAAGCGCATCGATAATTAAAGCGACAAACTCCGTCATATCCACGCTGACCAGCCAAGGGCGACTTGCGAGTTCTGGGGTTATATAGCTTAAATTAGTTATGATAACCTTGTTGAATACACCGTCAGCGTATGCCTGATCTAAAGCATCAAGGCCGTGAGCGAAAATACCGAAGGTGCTGACCATATATATATTGCGTGCATCTTGCTCTTTGAGCTGGCGGGCGGTTTCAATAAAGGAATTACCGGTTTCCATCATGTCGGAAACCATGAGAATGTCACGGCCGGCAACATTTTCTCCCATATAATTATGACTCATAACCGGATTACGGCCATCGACCAAATGTGAGTAATCTCTTTGGCGAAAGAAAGTGCCTAAAGGTACTTCTAAGACGGAAGCGTAGTACATGGCGCGTTTCATACCGTTTTCATCTGGGCTGATTACCATTAGCCGATGTTCGCCGTCAAAAGAAACATCTGGGCAGTTCGTTAAGAAACCAGCAATTAGCTGATAAGTTGATGGAATGATTTCAATACCCTTGCATGGTACGGAATTTTCTACTCGCGGCTCGTGTGGATCAAAGGTAAGTATGCTGGCGACGCCAAGATCGAACAGCTCCTGGAGCATAAAAGCACAATCGAGGGATTCACGGCTGTTACGAATGTCTTGCCGACTTTCATACAAATAAGGCATGATGACGTTAATGCGTCTGGCCCGTCCACAGGTCGCTAAAATAATTCTTTTCAGATCTTGGTAGTAGTCGTCTGGGCCTAA
This is a stretch of genomic DNA from Mageeibacillus indolicus UPII9-5. It encodes these proteins:
- a CDS encoding ribose-phosphate pyrophosphokinase, giving the protein MSDFIIDNNYSCYRRSGANYMQALAPVGLIPLSGSVEFTDKVNANLVARRQQYITGNALAAHNEYGLIRQDYRIPAQTVRFSSGEAKGVIKSTVRGHDLYILCDITNYSVTYKLFGHEVPLGPDDYYQDLKRIILATCGRARRINVIMPYLYESRQDIRNSRESLDCAFMLQELFDLGVASILTFDPHEPRVENSVPCKGIEIIPSTYQLIAGFLTNCPDVSFDGEHRLMVISPDENGMKRAMYYASVLEVPLGTFFRQRDYSHLVDGRNPVMSHNYMGENVAGRDILMVSDMMETGNSFIETARQLKEQDARNIYMVSTFGIFAHGLDALDQAYADGVFNKVIITNLSYITPELASRPWLVSVDMTEFVALIIDALNHDVSIAALLDQTSQIKSLLKLKGEPKKFQEWVEERNGQNG